A region of Candidatus Leptovillus gracilis DNA encodes the following proteins:
- a CDS encoding maltodextrin glucosidase has protein sequence MTLPNWLQTVHHDGSGRYVSTPIPRINEQIRLRLRVGQDAPLRRVFLRTFPDGEQALGPMLRRETELPSVWWEISTPVNQPYFHYRFVLEADDGVWFYTAVGPTAHIPLDATDFCLLADYETPGWLDTAVFYQIFPDRFHNADPATNPRPDEYEFNGRRPQTYPWGEPPPPDQLFPLVFYGGDLPGISDKLDYLQDLGVNALYLTPVFTAHSNHKYDVADYAHVDPHFGGDAALAALRQALNARAMRYILDVVPNHCGYWHPWFQTARANPAAPEAEFFTFTNHPDEYASWLGVWILPKLNYRSAELRRRMYEGETAVFRRWLRPPFAADGWRVDVANMLGRQGETQIGQEVVQGIRRAVKETRPDAYLMGENFFDATTTLQGDQWDGVMNYTGLATPLLAWLTDYKQGAHGLAESITSPTPWPTAALAATWQHYLAHIPWVIARQQFNVLNSHDTPRLRTQLQGNVALHRLAVMAQFTFPGVPCVYYGDEIGMADTPELASRGCMVWDEAAWDHEMRAFYQELMRLRRESAALQNGGFQILAVEDDLLAYQREGVNGRFLIILQRSQRPRPAGGLPIAHGGLDNGASFIEHFTGQAAVVADGHLMLDALPQGATLWRCGDI, from the coding sequence ATGACTCTACCCAACTGGCTGCAAACCGTCCACCACGATGGTTCCGGCCGCTACGTCTCGACCCCGATTCCCCGGATCAACGAGCAAATCAGGCTGCGCCTGCGCGTGGGACAAGACGCGCCGCTGCGCCGCGTTTTCTTGCGCACCTTTCCCGATGGCGAACAAGCCCTGGGGCCCATGCTTCGCCGCGAAACCGAACTGCCATCTGTCTGGTGGGAAATCAGCACACCGGTGAATCAGCCCTATTTTCATTATCGCTTTGTGCTGGAGGCCGACGACGGCGTGTGGTTTTACACGGCCGTTGGCCCCACCGCCCACATCCCCTTAGACGCCACCGACTTCTGCCTGTTGGCCGATTATGAAACGCCTGGGTGGTTGGATACGGCCGTGTTCTACCAAATCTTCCCCGACCGCTTCCACAACGCCGACCCGGCCACCAACCCCCGGCCCGACGAGTACGAATTTAACGGCCGTCGCCCCCAGACCTACCCCTGGGGCGAACCACCGCCGCCCGACCAGCTTTTCCCACTGGTGTTTTATGGTGGTGATCTGCCCGGCATCAGTGACAAACTGGATTATTTGCAAGATTTGGGCGTTAACGCCCTGTATCTGACGCCGGTCTTCACCGCCCATTCCAACCACAAATACGACGTAGCCGACTACGCCCATGTTGACCCGCATTTCGGCGGCGATGCAGCGCTGGCTGCCCTACGCCAGGCGCTAAACGCCCGCGCCATGCGCTACATTCTGGACGTGGTCCCCAACCACTGCGGCTACTGGCATCCCTGGTTCCAGACCGCTCGCGCCAATCCCGCCGCCCCGGAAGCGGAATTTTTTACCTTCACCAACCATCCCGATGAATATGCTTCCTGGCTGGGGGTGTGGATATTGCCCAAGCTGAATTACCGCAGCGCGGAACTGCGCCGCCGGATGTATGAGGGAGAGACGGCCGTTTTCCGCCGCTGGCTGCGCCCACCCTTTGCCGCCGATGGCTGGCGCGTAGACGTCGCCAACATGCTCGGCCGGCAGGGCGAGACGCAAATCGGCCAGGAAGTGGTACAGGGCATCCGCCGCGCCGTCAAAGAAACCCGCCCAGATGCCTATTTGATGGGCGAAAACTTCTTCGACGCTACCACCACGCTGCAAGGCGACCAGTGGGACGGCGTGATGAACTACACCGGGTTGGCAACGCCTCTGCTGGCCTGGCTGACCGACTACAAACAAGGGGCGCATGGCCTGGCCGAATCTATCACTTCGCCCACGCCCTGGCCGACGGCCGCGTTGGCCGCTACCTGGCAGCATTATCTGGCCCACATTCCCTGGGTAATCGCCCGACAGCAGTTCAACGTCCTCAACAGCCACGATACGCCGCGCTTACGCACGCAGTTACAGGGCAATGTGGCGCTGCACCGGCTGGCGGTAATGGCGCAGTTCACCTTCCCCGGCGTGCCCTGCGTCTATTACGGCGACGAAATCGGCATGGCCGACACGCCAGAATTGGCTTCACGCGGCTGCATGGTGTGGGATGAGGCGGCCTGGGACCACGAGATGCGCGCTTTTTACCAGGAGCTGATGCGGCTGCGGCGCGAATCGGCCGCGCTGCAAAACGGCGGCTTCCAGATTTTGGCAGTGGAGGATGATTTGTTGGCGTATCAGCGAGAGGGGGTGAACGGCCGTTTCCTCATCATCCTCCAGCGCAGCCAGAGGCCACGACCGGCCGGCGGGCTGCCCATCGCCCACGGTGGCCTGGACAACGGCGCGTCGTTCATCGAACACTTTACCGGGCAGGCGGCTGTGGTGGCCGACGGACATCTCATGCTTGATGCGCTGCCCCAGGGCGCAACCCTGTGGCGCTGCGGCGACATTTGA
- a CDS encoding DUF456 domain-containing protein — translation MVIFAGLSDIWLPIFGARKVGAAKRTILTGLLGAILGSFLIPIPIFGTIIGYALGVLLGEYHKRRDWEAAWRASKGGLAGWGIATAIQLVAGLFIIIIFAWAVLVG, via the coding sequence GTGGTGATCTTTGCCGGGTTGTCGGACATCTGGCTGCCTATATTTGGGGCGCGCAAAGTGGGGGCAGCCAAGCGCACCATCCTCACCGGGCTTCTGGGGGCCATCCTGGGGTCTTTTCTCATCCCGATCCCCATCTTTGGCACGATCATTGGCTACGCGCTGGGTGTGCTGTTGGGCGAATACCACAAACGGCGCGACTGGGAAGCCGCCTGGCGCGCCAGCAAAGGCGGGTTGGCCGGATGGGGTATCGCCACGGCCATTCAATTGGTTGCTGGCTTATTTATCATCATTATCTTTGCCTGGGCTGTGCTGGTTGGGTAG
- a CDS encoding M20/M25/M40 family metallo-hydrolase has product MDTFKLLKTLCETDAPSGYEAQIAPIVQELWEPYTDAVTTDRVGSLIAIKHGRAPEPRPRLLLAAHMDEIGLMVTQVVEQGGNGFLRVTNVGGIDRRQVYAQLVTVHGRKELPGVIGCLPPHLLPDDRSDKAYGYEDLVIDLGLPLAEVAANVAIGDYVSFRQPLRKLLGQRVSGKALDNRASVAAVTICLEYLHGRTHDWDVVAVATAQEETRLLGAYTSAFSQRPDAAIAIDVTFGKGPATNDENTFELGSGPTLDIGPNVHPGIYKALQEAAESLEMNVNTGTHSRYSGTDAFGLQIARDGIPTGLVGIPLRYMHTVVESVDIKDVERTGRLLGEFIIRLDTEFIPKITAAMMEEDKS; this is encoded by the coding sequence ATGGACACGTTCAAATTATTAAAAACCTTATGCGAGACCGACGCGCCATCCGGTTATGAGGCGCAAATCGCCCCCATCGTGCAAGAGTTATGGGAGCCATACACCGACGCTGTCACCACCGACCGGGTAGGCAGCCTGATAGCCATTAAACACGGCCGTGCCCCCGAACCCCGCCCCCGTCTGCTGTTAGCCGCCCACATGGACGAAATTGGCCTGATGGTGACCCAGGTTGTCGAGCAGGGCGGCAATGGTTTTCTGCGCGTCACCAACGTCGGCGGCATAGACCGGCGGCAGGTCTATGCGCAGTTGGTGACGGTACACGGCCGTAAAGAACTGCCCGGCGTCATTGGCTGCCTGCCCCCCCACCTGCTGCCCGATGACCGCAGCGACAAAGCCTACGGCTATGAAGACCTGGTCATAGACCTGGGTTTACCGCTGGCCGAAGTGGCCGCCAACGTCGCCATCGGCGATTATGTCAGTTTCCGCCAGCCGCTGCGCAAATTGTTGGGCCAGCGAGTCAGCGGCAAAGCGCTGGACAACCGCGCTTCGGTGGCCGCCGTCACCATTTGCCTGGAGTATTTGCACGGCCGTACTCACGATTGGGACGTAGTCGCCGTGGCTACCGCCCAGGAGGAAACCCGCCTGCTGGGCGCCTACACCAGCGCCTTCAGCCAGCGGCCAGACGCGGCCATCGCCATAGACGTCACCTTTGGCAAAGGCCCTGCCACCAACGACGAGAACACCTTTGAACTAGGCAGCGGGCCAACCCTGGACATTGGCCCCAACGTCCATCCCGGCATCTACAAAGCGCTGCAAGAAGCCGCCGAAAGCCTGGAAATGAACGTCAACACCGGGACCCACAGCCGTTACAGCGGCACAGACGCCTTCGGCCTGCAAATTGCTCGTGACGGCATCCCTACCGGTCTGGTAGGTATTCCGCTGCGCTACATGCACACCGTTGTCGAATCAGTAGACATAAAAGATGTCGAGCGCACCGGTCGGCTGTTGGGCGAATTCATCATCCGCCTCGACACCGAATTTATCCCCAAAATTACGGCGGCCATGATGGAGGAAGACAAATCGTGA
- a CDS encoding M42 family metallopeptidase: MNELIKKLVEAYGPSGFEDGLRDLIRPEIEAYADEIRVDALGNLIATKKGDGSGLKVMIAAHMDEIGVMATHITKEGFLRFTNIGGVLPHNLMGSRVQFANGVIGVIGSDRIDDRGKIHPLNKHYIDVGASSPEDCPVAVGDAAGFVRPFQSQGSRLTSKAMDDRIGCAVAIETLKRLHSTPHEVHFAFTVQEEVGIRGATTAANHLDPDVGIALDVTLTGDMPEARPMAISLGKGAAIKVKDSGMIAHAGLVRLMKQRAEAANIPYQLEVLDGGTTDARSMQIANGGVAAGCISIPCRYVHSQSETVDANDVESCVRLLIEILANPITY; encoded by the coding sequence ATGAACGAACTAATCAAAAAACTGGTAGAAGCCTATGGCCCTTCGGGATTTGAAGATGGGCTGCGCGATTTGATCCGGCCGGAAATCGAAGCCTATGCCGATGAAATCCGGGTGGACGCTCTGGGAAACCTGATCGCCACCAAAAAAGGGGATGGCAGCGGCCTGAAAGTAATGATTGCCGCCCACATGGACGAGATTGGGGTGATGGCGACGCACATCACCAAAGAGGGTTTTCTACGCTTCACCAACATTGGCGGCGTGCTGCCACACAACCTGATGGGCAGCCGGGTGCAGTTTGCCAACGGGGTGATCGGCGTCATTGGCAGCGACCGCATTGACGACCGGGGCAAAATTCATCCGCTGAACAAACATTACATTGACGTAGGCGCCAGCAGCCCGGAAGATTGTCCGGTGGCTGTAGGGGACGCGGCGGGGTTTGTACGGCCGTTCCAGTCCCAGGGCAGCCGCCTCACATCCAAAGCCATGGACGACCGTATTGGCTGCGCTGTCGCCATTGAGACCCTGAAACGCCTTCACAGCACACCCCACGAGGTCCACTTTGCGTTCACCGTGCAAGAAGAGGTGGGCATACGCGGAGCCACCACCGCCGCCAATCACCTGGACCCCGACGTTGGTATTGCCCTGGACGTTACCCTGACCGGCGACATGCCCGAAGCCCGCCCCATGGCCATCAGCCTGGGCAAAGGCGCCGCTATCAAAGTCAAAGACAGCGGCATGATCGCCCACGCCGGCCTGGTACGCCTGATGAAACAACGCGCCGAAGCGGCCAACATCCCCTACCAGCTAGAAGTGTTAGATGGCGGCACCACCGACGCCCGCTCGATGCAAATTGCCAACGGTGGCGTGGCGGCCGGCTGCATCTCCATCCCCTGCCGCTACGTCCACTCACAAAGCGAAACCGTAGACGCCAACGACGTGGAAAGCTGCGTGCGCCTGTTGATAGAGATTTTAGCCAACCCCATCACGTATTGA
- a CDS encoding M42 family metallopeptidase, whose translation MNELLKNLTEAVGVANDEKEVRRLIRDLIADYVDEWHVDALGNLLALKKGTGASPLRILVDAHMDEVGLMITDVESNGTFKFEGVGGFNDRTLLGKMVQIGPGKVIGVIGARPVHLLKADQYHSVVKIDAMRIDIGAKNKEAANGKVKVGDYAAFVTEYEELGRTAVGKAFDNRAGCAALVELLRARPYPFDLYASFSVQEEVGLRGAQVAAYSVNPDAALVLECTPAYDLPNDNDVSPNVALGKGPSIYVMDSVTIQDPRLVSHITRTAAANNIPFQIRQPGGGGTNTAVIQKTRAGIPAATIAVPGRHAHTPTMMINLDDYANVVKLAEATLRSLTPNLIQRS comes from the coding sequence GTGAACGAACTGCTGAAAAATCTCACCGAAGCTGTCGGCGTCGCCAATGATGAAAAAGAAGTGCGGCGGCTCATCCGCGATCTCATCGCCGACTATGTGGACGAGTGGCACGTAGACGCACTGGGCAACTTGCTGGCCCTGAAAAAAGGGACGGGCGCATCGCCGCTGCGCATTCTGGTGGACGCCCACATGGACGAAGTGGGGTTGATGATCACCGACGTGGAAAGCAACGGCACGTTTAAGTTTGAGGGGGTAGGCGGCTTTAATGACCGCACATTGTTGGGCAAAATGGTGCAGATCGGGCCTGGCAAGGTCATTGGCGTCATCGGCGCGCGCCCAGTCCACCTGCTGAAAGCCGACCAGTACCACAGTGTGGTAAAAATAGACGCGATGCGCATTGACATCGGCGCCAAAAACAAAGAAGCGGCCAACGGCAAGGTGAAGGTGGGCGATTATGCCGCCTTTGTGACAGAGTATGAGGAGTTGGGCCGCACGGCCGTTGGTAAGGCATTCGATAATCGGGCCGGCTGCGCCGCATTGGTGGAACTGCTGCGGGCACGGCCGTATCCTTTCGACCTGTACGCTTCCTTTTCTGTGCAAGAAGAAGTGGGGCTGCGCGGCGCGCAAGTGGCTGCCTACAGCGTCAACCCAGACGCCGCCCTGGTGTTGGAATGCACCCCGGCCTACGATTTACCCAATGACAACGATGTCAGCCCCAACGTGGCGCTGGGCAAAGGACCGTCTATTTATGTGATGGACAGCGTGACCATTCAGGACCCGCGCCTGGTGTCGCACATCACGCGCACGGCCGCCGCCAACAACATCCCCTTCCAGATTCGGCAGCCGGGCGGTGGCGGGACCAATACGGCCGTCATTCAAAAAACGCGCGCCGGCATTCCCGCGGCCACCATCGCCGTGCCTGGCCGCCACGCCCACACCCCCACCATGATGATCAACCTGGACGATTATGCCAACGTCGTCAAACTGGCCGAGGCCACCTTACGCAGCCTGACGCCGAACCTGATACAACGCAGTTGA